A stretch of Triticum aestivum cultivar Chinese Spring chromosome 1D, IWGSC CS RefSeq v2.1, whole genome shotgun sequence DNA encodes these proteins:
- the LOC123180710 gene encoding noroxomaritidine synthase, whose product MATMGAFRTFLLSYPEILLAALCFLSLAALRLALRCRGSSVPLRWPVVGMLPFVLSNLGHLLDAATAALRDSGCMFVFRGPWLVGGDFLVTCDPAAVHHCLAANFDCYDKGHDFAEMFDVAGNGLLNADAVSWARQRQVVATVFAAPVFRSFVISTVARQTARLLLPFMDHAAAAGRAVELEDVFMRFSLDVSYAVVFAADLDSLTVSAADAPYPPFGQATRIAGEAVMFRHVVPARWWKLLRWLNVGIERRFAEAKAVLDEFVYLEIANRKAKPLPQGEGQGGDLLSMYMAWPRDPAMTDRQRDEFLRDAAVGYMIAAKDLVASALTWLFYMLCTHPHVEDKVLAELESLRANAACCGGKPVVFDCDTLRSATYLHAAVLETLRLHPPAPFEEKEARADDVLPDGTRVTKGTRILFCIYAMGRVEGIWGDDCREYRPERWLSGSGRVRHQPSYKFAAFNCGPRSCLGKDLGLINLKIAAAAIIYNFRVELVDGHVVEPSDSVVLHTKNGLMVKLKRREVA is encoded by the coding sequence ATGGCCACCATGGGCGCCTTCCGGACCTTCCTCCTCTCCTACCCGGAGATCCTCCTGGCCGCTCTCTGCTTCCTCTCCCTGGCCGCCCTCCGCCTCGCTCTGCGGTGCCGCGGCAGCAGCGTGCCGCTGCGATGGCCGGTCGTCGGCATGCTCCCGTTCGTGCTCAGCAACCTCGGCCACCTCCtggacgccgccaccgccgcgctcAGGGACTCGGGGTGCATGTTCGTGTTCCGCGGGCCGTGGCTCGTCGGCGGCGACTTCCTCGTCACGTGCGACCCGGCCGCCGTGCACCACTGCCTCGCGGCCAACTTCGACTGCTACGACAAGGGCCACGACTTCGCCGAGATGTTCGACGTCGCCGGCAACGGGCTGCTGAACGCGGACGCCGTGTCCTGGGCGCGGCAGCGGCAGGTCGTCGCCACCGTCTTCGCCGCCCCCGTGTTCCGCTCCTTCGTCATATCCACCGTCGCGCGGCAGACGGCGCGGCTCCTGCTGCCGTTCATGGACCACGCCGCCGCGGCCGGGCGCGCCGTCGAGCTCGAGGACGTGTTCATGCGCTTCTCGCTCGACGTCTCCTACGCCGTGGTGTTCGCCGCTGACCTCGACTCGCTGACCGTCTCCGCCGCCGACGCCCCGTACCCGCCCTTCGGCCAGGCGACCAGGATCGCCGGGGAGGCCGTCATGTTCCGGCACGTCGTGCCGGCTCGGTGGTGGAAGCTGCTGAGGTGGCTCAACGTCGGCATCGAGAGGAGGTTCGCCGAGGCCAAGGCGGTGCTCGACGAGTTCGTCTACCTCGAGATCGCGAACCGCAAGGCAAAACCTCTCCCCCAAGGAGAAGGACAAGGCGGCGACCTGCTGTCCATGTACATGGCGTGGCCAAGGGACCCCGCCATGACCGACCGGCAGAGGGACGAGTTCCTCCGCGACGCCGCCGTCGGCTACATGATCGCGGCCAAGGACCTCGTCGCGTCCGCGCTCACCTGGCTCTTCTACATGCTCTGCACGCACCCGCACGTGGAAGACAAGGTCCTCGCCGAGCTCGAGTCGCTGCGCGCCAACGCCGCGTGCTGCGGCGGTAAACCGGTCGTGTTCGACTGCGACACGCTCCGGTCGGCGACCTACCTCCACGCGGCGGTGCTGGAGACGCTGCGCTTGCACCCGCCCGCGCCGTTCGAGGAGAAGGAGGCGCGCGCCGACGACGTGCTGCCGGACGGCACGAGGGTGACCAAGGGCACCAGGATCCTCTTCTGCATCTACGCCATGGGCAGAGTGGAGGGGATATGGGGCGACGACTGCCGGGAGTACCGGCCGGAGCGGTGGCTGTCCGGCAGCGGCCGGGTCCGGCACCAGCCGAGCTACAAGTTCGCAGCCTTCAACTGCGGGCCCAGGAGTTGCCTGGGCAAGGACCTGGGGCTCATCAACCTCAAGATCGCCGCCGCGGCCATCATATATAACTTCCGGGTGGAGCTCGTCGACGGCCATGTGGTGGAGCCCAGCGACTCGGTGGTGCTCCACACCAAGAACGGCCTCATGGTTAAGCTCAAGAGAAGGGAAGTGGCTTGA
- the LOC123180711 gene encoding 60S ribosomal protein L18a-like protein, producing the protein MRGGNSNEYCSCQVCLGKYTLLGDEENPRLAMFERRLPFFGCGIGWCCFLLGFLCPLIWYIAALLYCCKYYNRDPRERPGLAASALLAIMFTAATIITLSVLLVMCVHKRFLNSCGS; encoded by the exons ATGAGGGGAG GAAACTCAAATGAATATTGCAGTTGCCAGGTGTGCCTCGGCAAGTACACACTACTTGGCGATGAAGAAAATCCAAGATTGGCAATGTTCGAAAGACGCCTTCCCTTCTTTGGTTGTGGAATTGGATGGTGTTG TTTTCTTTTAGGTTTCCTGTGCCCGTTAATTTGGTACATAGCAGCTCTTCTTTATTGCTGCAAGTACTACAACCGTGATCCTCGAGAACGGCCTGGGCTTGCCGCTTCTGCTCTTCTG GCAATCATGTTTACAGCAGCGACTATCATTACCCTTTCTGTTTTACTGGTAATGTGTGTACACAAACGATTCTTGAATAGCTGTGGTAGCTGA